The following DNA comes from Paenibacillus crassostreae.
AATCGGATTATCTCACAGGGGATGTAACGAAGTTAACGAAGAAAGACCGTCAGAATGTGATGCAGAGACTTGAAGCGGAGATGAAGGAAGCGGCGAAGAACCTCCAGTTCGAACGAGCAGCAGAGTTGCGAGATGCTTTATTAGAATTAAAATCGGAGTAAGTAAAAGCGATACGAAGTATCGCTAACAACGGAAGCATAGACGTTAGCGATACTTTGTATCGCTAACAACGGAAGCATAAACCTAAGCGATACTGCGTATCGCTACTTACATAGTGAGAATTTAAGGAGATGATGTATATGGCAATAGAGAATATTGTTATAAAAGGTGCGAGAGTGAATAATCTTAAGAATATAGATATCACAATTCCGAGAGACCGGTTTGTCGTACTCACAGGTCTGAGTGGCTCAGGGAAGTCTTCCTTAGCATTTGATACGATTTATGCAGAAGGACAACGTCGGTATGTCGAATCACTTTCTGCATATGCGCGTCAATTCCTGGGTCAAATGGAGAAACCTGATGTGGATTCTATAGAGGGGCTATCACCAGCGATATCGATTGATCAGAAGACAACGAGTCGTAACCCGCGCTCAACTGTAGGAACAGTGACAGAGATCTATGATTATCTGCGCTTGCTATATGCACGTGTTGGGCATCCTCATTGTCCAACACATGGAATCGAGATTACGTCACAGACTGTGGAACAGATGGTGGATCGAATTATGCAGTATCCAGAGAAGACAAAGGTGCAGTTACTTGCACCTGTGATCACTGGACGCAAAGGCGAACACAAGAGTGTATTTACGGATATTGGCAAGCAAGGATTTGTACGCGTTAGAGTAGACGGTGAACTTCGTGAACTATCTGAAGAAATCGAGCTTGAGAAGAATAAGAAGCATACGATTGAAGTCGTAGTGGATCGAATTGTCGTCAAGCCGGATGTGGAATCTCGCTTAGCCGATTCAATAGAGATAGCATTGAAAATATCCGATGGACAGCTATTAGTAGATGTTATGGGTGAGGAAGAACTACGGTTCAGTTCGAACTTTGCCTGTTCAATTTGTGGCTTTAGTATGGATGAGCTGTCTCCACGGATGTTCTCTTTCAACAGTCCATTCGGAGCTTGTCCTGATTGTGATGGATTAGGTGCGAAGATGATCGTGGATCAGGATTTACTCATTCCTGATATGAGTAAATCTATAGAAGATGGCGCATTCTTAGCTTGGACGGGGAGTACATCGAATTATTATCCGCAATTTCTGAAATCGGTGTGCGAACATTTCAACATTCCACAGAATGTTCCAGTAAGTGAACTAACGACAGAACAAATGGATAAGTTATTGCATGGGACAGGAGATCAGAAGATTCGCTTCAAATATGAGAATGACTTCGGGCAACGTAAAGAAGCTATGGTCGTGTTTGAAGGTATCATTCCGAATCTAGAACGTCGCTATCGCGAGACAGCCTCCGATGGTATTCGTGATTTTATAGAAGGTTTCATGAGCGCTAAGCCTTGCGAGGGCTGTAAAGGTAAACGTTTGAAGAAAGAAATCTTGGCGGTGACGGTCGATACTCATAATATCGCGTATGTAACGAGTCTCTCCATCGGTGAGGCTATGAAGTTGTTCGATAATCTTAAACTGAGTGAGAAGGAGACCACGATTGCGAATATGATCTTGAAAGAGATTAATAGCAGACTGGGTTTCCTGGCCAATGTGGGTCTAGAATACTTATCTTTAAGCCGTGCTGCTGGAACGTTATCAGGTGGTGAAGCACAACGTATTCGTCTTGCGACGCAGATCGGTTCAAGCTTAATGGGTGTTCTTTATATTCTTGATGAACCAAGCATAGGTCTACATCAACGTGACAATGAACGTCTGATTGAGACACTGGTGCATATGCGAGATATGGGTAATACGCTTATCGTTGTGGAACATGATGAAGATACGATGATGGCGGCGGACTATCTCATTGATATTGGCCCAGGTGCTGGGATCCATGGTGGACAAGTGATAGCTGAAGGAACCCCACAAGAAATCATGGAGCATCCCGACTCCTTAACAGGACAGTACCTCAGTGGACGAAAATTCATTCCAGTGAATACGAAGCGACGTAAGCCAGAGGATCGTTGGATCGAGATTAAAGGTGCCAAAGAGAACAACCTGAAGAACCTTAATGTGAAGATTCCTTTAGGCGTGTTTACGGCAGTAACTGGAGTGTCAGGTTCTGGGAAGTCTACACTGATAAACGAAATACTATATAAGAGGCTAGCCCGCGATTTGAACAGAGCTGTGAAGGTTCGCCCTGGTCAACATAAAGAAATCCTTGGATTAGAGCATTTGGATAAAGTGATTGATATCGATCAATCTCCGATTGGTCGCACACCGCGATCTAACCCAGCTACCTATACCGGGGTCTTCGATGATATTCGCGATATTTATTCTCAGACGAATGAAGCAAAAATCCGTGGTTACAAGAAAGGCCGATTCAGCTTTAACGTGAAGGGCGGTCGGTGTGAGGCTTGTCGTGGGGATGGGATTCTTAAGATTGAAATGCATTTCCTACCCGACGTCTATGTCCCTTGTGAGGTATGTAAGGGAAATCGCTATAATCGTGAAACCTTAGAAGTGAAGTATAAGGGTAAAAGTATTGCAGAAGTGTTAGCGATGACGATTGAAGATGCAACTGAGTTCTTTGTAAATGTTCCGCGTATTCATCGTAAACTACAGACGCTACTTGATGTAGGTCTAGGCTATGTGCTTATGGGACAACCTGCAACGACACTCTCTGGCGGTGAAGCACAACGTGTGAAGTTAGCTTCTGAGCTGTACCGTCGTAGTACAGGTAAGACGATGTATATTCTAGATGAACCTACTACTGGATTACATGTTGACGATATATCTCGTTTATTAACCGTACTCCATCGGCTAGTAGATTCAGGGGAATCGGTGCTAGTTATTGAACATAATCTGGATGTCATCAAGACCGCGGACTACATCATTGATCTTGGTCCAGAAGGTGGGAGTGGTGGTGGAACAATTATAGCTACAGGTACACCAGAGCAGATTATTAAAGTAGAACAATCGTATACAGGTAGATATTTGAAGCCAGTATTAGAACGTGATACAGCACGTAGTGAATCGTTAAGTATTCCTATTTAGAGATAGTACTTAAACTAATAAGATGAACAATATTAAGGCATGGCGTACAGACAATCATAGTTTGTGCGCCACTTTTTTTGTGAGATGGAATGATTACCAATCAAGGTACTGAGGATCATATTACGTGATTAAGCACAGTATTATGGGTCAATCAATGAAATAAGTCATAGAAAAATACGAAAATTCCATTTTTTTTACTGAGAGGGCTTGCATAAGATTAGTTAGCAGGATAACATATGTATAGATAAGTCAATTGTGTGAAGTTACATAGAGGAGGTACAAATGTATGCTGTTGGCAGAGGCTGCTGAGACTGTATCCAAATTCCATGTGTTCGATATATTTATGATTTTGTTCACAGTACTCATCTTCATTGGCGTTGTTCGTTTAGTAACTCAACCTAATAAGAATCTATTTGCTATTGGATTTAGTGTAGTCAGTTTATTGGTATTCCTATACTCAGATTACGCTATGGTATTAGGTTGGCTTAGTTAAGAACGCGAGGTTTAGTTAGGGTATCGAGAGACATGGAAAGTGTAACGAAAGATTAGACAAGAATGAGATTAGAGAAAGACACCTTATTGTGGATTGAGTTGTGACCCTTAACGGCGTCATAGTTCAGTTGCAGGGATAGGGTGTTTTTTTGTATGCTGAATAAAAGAATACATATGTGGTAATAGGAAATACTCGTGCATAGTATATTGAAGATCAAGTTTAACTTTAGTTGAAGTTTAGGTTTAAGTTTGTTAGAGTGGGGGATAGAGGTGATGTTCATGTCTACGAAACAAGAGCGACAATTAGTTATTGAAAAAAGTGAAAAGATATTAGATTGTACAATTAAGCAACTCGATTTAGAATTCTATCACGCATTCAGTAATGTGCTACATGATTATATTATGGTAACTAACCCTAGTAAGAATATAGACAAGAAGATGGTCCTTAGTGAATTAATCTTTATGATGGCTGAAGATATAAACCGTGCTGAGCCACTGAAATCCTATACTACAGGAGAACTGGCCCGTATATTTGGTGTTTCGGTGCAAGCCATCAATAAATGGATAGATGAAGGAAGGTTTCTTGGATATAAGCGAATGGGTGGCAATCGTCATAATCGAATCCCCGATTCTCTTTCTTACACAACTAGAACTGGGGAAGTGATATCTATCCGAGAGGTTGCTGCGATGTATAATACTCACAATCAATCACAGGATGTTACGGGAGTCAACCCTCAGGAGCATCGGGATGCGGTGATAGACGAAATCACACGATTTATGAGGAAATACGGCGGTACATATGAAATGACACTTGGAACTAAGGGGGAAAGGACGGTTCCAGAGGATCGTGATTCATCAATTTGGATTGCACTCCTTGATGAGTTGAGGGATATCAATGAGGCGTAAGGATGAGGAACTATATGGTACGAATTTTGAATTTCTAAAATTATCTTTTCCTGACCTTATTGATTCGATAGAGGATGGCTTTTTTGGCTATGACCCTAGCAAGGGACCGTTTGTACGTAAAACCATAAAGTTCGTGGACGGAACTTTCATGACAGCATTTGAATTGATTGAAATGGGAACAGGGAAGAAAAGGAAATATCAGTATGATTGGGAATATCAGTGTGGGAAGATGTGGAAGTGGCATAACGAGCCTCATAATGAAAAGCAGCATCAAACTGTAAGCGAACCTGACCATATGCACCATAGACCGATTGGAATGGATGAAGAACGGCGCTATCCGAATTATGGACATCATGATCTTTATACGATTATGGAAACCGTATTTATACTAATGGAAGTTGAAAATCAAAAGGACAAGCGCAGATGAGACCTGTGCTTGTCCTTTTGATTTAAAAATATCCAAAATATAGGTCTTATAGCGATTGTTCAAGCTAAAATAGTATGGTACATTGGGGCTACTTCTCACATACAAGAATATAATAATATAGCAACTTAGATAGTGAACTTCTTGAAGAAAGATCGATAGATCAATAGAGAGAGATTATAGAGAGGATTAGGTGATTACATAATGGATAAGGTGGGGAAGGGCAGTGCGATTATACTGCTATGTAGCCTTATGATAGTGAGTGGTATGGGTACGGTGCAGGCGAAACAGCAGGGCACAACGACAAGCACCAAAGTGAGTTCCACAGCAACAAATACGTCCAAAGTAAGTGCGGATCCGATACCGCAGATTGTAAAAGATATCTCGCCATCGGTAGTGGGAATTATCGGTAAAGGTGCACTGGGGCAGGGTAACAGTAACTCTGATCGTTATAATCTAGTACATGGTACAGGTGTCATTGTTCGAGCTAATGGCTGGATTGTGACCAATGCACATGTCGTTAGTGGAGTTACGAATACGATGGTGGTTACTTCGAATGGTAAGAGTTATCCAATACAGAAAGTATTCATAGACGAGACTAGTGATCTGGCCGTTGTGAAGATTGCAGCCAATGGTCTAACGCCAGCTAAATTTACGAAATCACTGCTAGATACAGAAGTAGGTGAGAAAGTGATTGCGATTGGTACGCCAGTATCTTTCTCATTACGAAATTCAGCTACAGTGGGTGTTGTGAGTGGGATGAATCGTGGTGTGAATGCGGCCTATCGTTTGATCCAAAGTGATACAGCGATCAACCCAGGGAATAGTGGGGGTCCACTCGTTAATATGAAAGGCGAGGTATTAGGAATTAATACGATGAAATTTGCCGCTGTAGGGGTTGAAAATATGGGATTCTCCATACCCTCTGACACCGTTCAATATGTGATTAACCAGTTGATGACCTATGGTGAAGTGAAGCGTCCAAGCCTTGGACTTTCTTTGGAAGAGAGTTGGTCAGCGATTGTAGGACTTCCAACAGATGAACCATTGACGGTGACGAAAGTGCTAACGCCTGAAGCTGAAGCAGCGGGTATCCAGGAAGATGATTTACTTTATAGTATTAACGGAATCAAGGTAACGAATAACGTGGATATCAATGAGCTATTCAAAACCTACGCCCCCAGTCAGACTGTTAAGCTATTGATGCAGAGTGATGGGGATATTGTGATCCGTCGATTGGTGCTTAGTCGCCAAGGATTATTTCTGAACAGTGAGAGCGAGGTGGAGATATAATGCTACAGCTGAATAATGCTCTTTGGCAAAAGAAGCAACAATTACTCCGACAGTGGATATGCGGTGCTTTGTGTCTAATTCTACTACTTACTGGATCACCCTTGGTCTTGGCAGATTCAGGCGATACATTAGAATTAAAAATGAAAGTAGGTAGTACAATTGCCATTATTAATGGGCAACAAGTGGAGATTGCAAAACCTTACATAGATCATACAACAACGATGGTTCCACTCGGCGTGTTCAAGAAGGCTTTTGGAAGCACAGTTACTCTTGAGAATTCTGATGAGATCAAGATAAGCTATGGAAAGCATACCGTGAGGTTGACGATCGATAGTCAGGTCGCATGGATTAATGGGAAAAAGGTGAACCTTGATGCTGTACCTACGATGAAGTCAGATACATTAATGGTACCTCTCAGTATTGTAGCTCAAGGATTGGGTGCATCTTTGAAGAATAGTCCAACAGGAGAAATAACGGTTAGTCTCATTTCGGAGGAAAATTCAATTGAAGTTGTGGAACTGAACCTTGATAGCGATCTTGGAAAAACAAAGATTGGTAACAGTTTCTATGACTGGTCAATGAACTACCCATCTGGACTGATCGTAGGCTCGAGTGGGAGTTATGAGAGTATCGCCACTTTTAATGATGCGGAAGATAGCTACTATTTAGAAGTTCATGCCAATCAGCAAGAAATAGAGCTTGAGGCTGAGGATATTTTGCGACAATTGGTCGCAGACGCTAAGGCTGCGGGTGAAGTCGTATTAGACCGCGAATCGTTCTCTCAGGAACTGGTACCGTACGCTCGTATTGTGACGAAGGATTATGACGGAATGATCTGGGAGACTCGTGCCTATTATGATATCAATGACGAGCAATTATATTCATTATATTTTGCGGATTTTCAAGCGGTTAATTATCGAGATGTGAGTAAATACACGGCCTTCTTAGATTCCTTCAGAACAACATATAACACGCAAGATCGTTCAATGAGAGATTTATCGAGTGTCGTTAATGGATTGCGGAACAGCTATAACGAAGATTATGGTATTTCTCTAGATGTCCCTGCTGAGTGGTATATGGATGTTGAGAATATGTATTATGCGGATGAAGAAGGTAGTTATCTTTCCATTCAAGTGTCTACGGCGCCGAAAGCATCAAGCCTGGAGTTATGGAGCGAGCAAATAAAGAGTTGGTTGAGTGAAACGTTTGTCCCAGCATCGTATAAGATTGCAGGAACATCTCATATCAATGTAGCGGGAAATGAAGCGCTTGTTCTTGAAGTGCATACTAATTATGGCGACGGTTGGAATAAGGAATATAAAGTGATGCTAGAGCAGGATGGGTTTCGCTATTATTTCGATTATAGTGTTCCACATAACCAGACGGATGGATTGAATAAGTTCAAAGAGATCATGAACTCTATTGCCATAGAGTATGAAGTGGTGTCGGAGACATTTGGGAGAATGGAGGAAGATACTCTCCTGATTGATAAAACAAAAGTGATCAAGAAGGGTTCAAAAACTTACCAGTACAAAGTAAATATTCCGCAGTTCTGGGTTCCTAGTGCAGATCAGTTCGAGACATCTTTCGTAGAATATCAATTCACAGGTGGACGGTTCACGATTGAGACAGAGTTGGATACATCTGTTGAGGAAGTAGTCAAAGAATGGACTAACATCTATAATGATGTGGCTAAGAATAAGGATGCTGTCATCAGTCGAACCATTGAAGATACGACGTTCGCTGGCGTATCTGCGAAATTGTTCAAGGTTCATCAAGTGATGAATGATATCCCGTTCCATGTGAACCTATATGTATTCAATCATGAGGGTTTAACTTACACCATTACAACTACGCTGAATGATGCCAATGCGACGGAGCTCCATAAGAGTGCATTAGAGAATACACTGAAGTCTTTTGTATTGACGAAGTAGAGGGATAAAGGACTATGAGGAGAGTTGGAATGTATGCACCTATAAATAAGGAGTTGATGGGTATGCCGAAAACTACGCGAAAAGGCGAGTCAGTAGCTCGCCACGGATATAGGAGAAAAGCTATATCCAGAAACCCTCTTTTTTACGAGAGTGGCGTGATGATTATCCCTCCACCTCCAGAAGATCGGGAACAAATAAGAGCTGACATGAAGAGAGTTCGTCAGGAATTACGTGACTCTATCGGACAGGAAGCTTACGATAAACGAATGCAAGAAGCTAAAGATTTCTTTAAAAGCATAACAGGTGAAGAGGTCCGCTCATAACGAGCGGGCTTTTGTTTTGTTATAGGCAAGGTTAGTTGAGTATGGCGGCTGGTGGTGAGTAGCGATGATGAGGAAGATGTAGGTTGGTCGAGTTAATGACAGGAGAAGAAGTGAAGAGTAGAGAGTAGAGAGTAGAAGGAAATACGAAGTGTAGATTAGGAGAGGTTGAGGTAGGTGATGAGAAAGGTAAATGGAGAGGGCTCTGAAGGGATCATGGGGTTTAAGGTGTCTGAGAGGTCAGAAGGGTCTGAGTAACAATTAGGTGTAAAAACTACAGTTAATTATGGGAGAATGGACAGTTGGGGGAAAGTAGTTGTAAAAAGTACAGTTAATA
Coding sequences within:
- the uvrA gene encoding excinuclease ABC subunit UvrA; the protein is MAIENIVIKGARVNNLKNIDITIPRDRFVVLTGLSGSGKSSLAFDTIYAEGQRRYVESLSAYARQFLGQMEKPDVDSIEGLSPAISIDQKTTSRNPRSTVGTVTEIYDYLRLLYARVGHPHCPTHGIEITSQTVEQMVDRIMQYPEKTKVQLLAPVITGRKGEHKSVFTDIGKQGFVRVRVDGELRELSEEIELEKNKKHTIEVVVDRIVVKPDVESRLADSIEIALKISDGQLLVDVMGEEELRFSSNFACSICGFSMDELSPRMFSFNSPFGACPDCDGLGAKMIVDQDLLIPDMSKSIEDGAFLAWTGSTSNYYPQFLKSVCEHFNIPQNVPVSELTTEQMDKLLHGTGDQKIRFKYENDFGQRKEAMVVFEGIIPNLERRYRETASDGIRDFIEGFMSAKPCEGCKGKRLKKEILAVTVDTHNIAYVTSLSIGEAMKLFDNLKLSEKETTIANMILKEINSRLGFLANVGLEYLSLSRAAGTLSGGEAQRIRLATQIGSSLMGVLYILDEPSIGLHQRDNERLIETLVHMRDMGNTLIVVEHDEDTMMAADYLIDIGPGAGIHGGQVIAEGTPQEIMEHPDSLTGQYLSGRKFIPVNTKRRKPEDRWIEIKGAKENNLKNLNVKIPLGVFTAVTGVSGSGKSTLINEILYKRLARDLNRAVKVRPGQHKEILGLEHLDKVIDIDQSPIGRTPRSNPATYTGVFDDIRDIYSQTNEAKIRGYKKGRFSFNVKGGRCEACRGDGILKIEMHFLPDVYVPCEVCKGNRYNRETLEVKYKGKSIAEVLAMTIEDATEFFVNVPRIHRKLQTLLDVGLGYVLMGQPATTLSGGEAQRVKLASELYRRSTGKTMYILDEPTTGLHVDDISRLLTVLHRLVDSGESVLVIEHNLDVIKTADYIIDLGPEGGSGGGTIIATGTPEQIIKVEQSYTGRYLKPVLERDTARSESLSIPI
- a CDS encoding helix-turn-helix domain-containing protein yields the protein MSTKQERQLVIEKSEKILDCTIKQLDLEFYHAFSNVLHDYIMVTNPSKNIDKKMVLSELIFMMAEDINRAEPLKSYTTGELARIFGVSVQAINKWIDEGRFLGYKRMGGNRHNRIPDSLSYTTRTGEVISIREVAAMYNTHNQSQDVTGVNPQEHRDAVIDEITRFMRKYGGTYEMTLGTKGERTVPEDRDSSIWIALLDELRDINEA
- a CDS encoding toxin-antitoxin system TumE family protein yields the protein MRRKDEELYGTNFEFLKLSFPDLIDSIEDGFFGYDPSKGPFVRKTIKFVDGTFMTAFELIEMGTGKKRKYQYDWEYQCGKMWKWHNEPHNEKQHQTVSEPDHMHHRPIGMDEERRYPNYGHHDLYTIMETVFILMEVENQKDKRR
- a CDS encoding S1C family serine protease, with protein sequence MDKVGKGSAIILLCSLMIVSGMGTVQAKQQGTTTSTKVSSTATNTSKVSADPIPQIVKDISPSVVGIIGKGALGQGNSNSDRYNLVHGTGVIVRANGWIVTNAHVVSGVTNTMVVTSNGKSYPIQKVFIDETSDLAVVKIAANGLTPAKFTKSLLDTEVGEKVIAIGTPVSFSLRNSATVGVVSGMNRGVNAAYRLIQSDTAINPGNSGGPLVNMKGEVLGINTMKFAAVGVENMGFSIPSDTVQYVINQLMTYGEVKRPSLGLSLEESWSAIVGLPTDEPLTVTKVLTPEAEAAGIQEDDLLYSINGIKVTNNVDINELFKTYAPSQTVKLLMQSDGDIVIRRLVLSRQGLFLNSESEVEI
- a CDS encoding stalk domain-containing protein, with amino-acid sequence MLQLNNALWQKKQQLLRQWICGALCLILLLTGSPLVLADSGDTLELKMKVGSTIAIINGQQVEIAKPYIDHTTTMVPLGVFKKAFGSTVTLENSDEIKISYGKHTVRLTIDSQVAWINGKKVNLDAVPTMKSDTLMVPLSIVAQGLGASLKNSPTGEITVSLISEENSIEVVELNLDSDLGKTKIGNSFYDWSMNYPSGLIVGSSGSYESIATFNDAEDSYYLEVHANQQEIELEAEDILRQLVADAKAAGEVVLDRESFSQELVPYARIVTKDYDGMIWETRAYYDINDEQLYSLYFADFQAVNYRDVSKYTAFLDSFRTTYNTQDRSMRDLSSVVNGLRNSYNEDYGISLDVPAEWYMDVENMYYADEEGSYLSIQVSTAPKASSLELWSEQIKSWLSETFVPASYKIAGTSHINVAGNEALVLEVHTNYGDGWNKEYKVMLEQDGFRYYFDYSVPHNQTDGLNKFKEIMNSIAIEYEVVSETFGRMEEDTLLIDKTKVIKKGSKTYQYKVNIPQFWVPSADQFETSFVEYQFTGGRFTIETELDTSVEEVVKEWTNIYNDVAKNKDAVISRTIEDTTFAGVSAKLFKVHQVMNDIPFHVNLYVFNHEGLTYTITTTLNDANATELHKSALENTLKSFVLTK